Proteins encoded in a region of the Watersipora subatra chromosome 5, tzWatSuba1.1, whole genome shotgun sequence genome:
- the LOC137397222 gene encoding uncharacterized protein, which produces MASAHHDIECEFCGQRNEKIVDPKQLPCGHIHCMPCLTSHYEKNKICWCGLQSCGKVYKMSPESLADLDVDAAKLCDACVKKGQRNRLALSYCAACSKKFCKEHLEQHDVLLDNHHTVSMNQYMSGESQHLPDICTKHENQPLVFGCKVCHTISCMKCVADSSKCEKGGPHDFQLLEDLAASLLDTVLTEESTTKDEEYEKLFKEVSQVQADFDKETQAMLLLIHNRRDSQLNEIKLKYDTLEKHVLENRQQSQTKIADFIEDELLKQWNSLRTNKELLETGTKSHPPAAIVRGLKELKAELDRIAKEYLPKLKLTDQLQLKQTGERRDIEVEIISSPDITIEKQKAPPVQLPKSLTRLSSVQLPSGPLSICHYKGNTYIGLEDKTVSRVDIDNNITNMFICTSGLVESITCYKDRFYILSDTSPRTVSVYSMEGELITSWKHPYHRYWSDMLVIIKDKVLIADPPNTRITAYSLDGQVPHHIPYPPLPGSSNVTIPVDSHWSGVP; this is translated from the exons ATGGCTTCTGCACATCATGATATAGAGTGTGAATTCTGTGGCCAGAGGAATGAGAAAATTGTTGATCCAAAACAGCTTCCTTGCGGCCACATTCACTGTATGCCGTGCCTCACATCACACTATGAAAAGAACAAGATTTGCTGGTGCGGCCTTCAAAGCTGTGG GAAGGTGTATAAAATGTCACCCGAATCATTGGCTGACTTGGATGTTGATGCTGCGAAGTTGTGCGATGCTTGCGTAAAGAAGGGACAACGTAACCGTCTCGCCTTATCTTACTGTGCAGCTTGTTCTAAAAAGTTCTGTAAAGAGCACCTGGAG CAACATGATGTATTGCTAGATAATCATCATACAGTCTCCATGAACCAGTATATGTCAGGGGAGAGCCAACATCTGCCAGATATCTGTACAAAACATGAGAATCAGCCACTGGTGTTTGGATGTAAAGTCTGCCATACCATCAGttgtatgaaatgtgtagcagATTCATCTAAATGTGAGAAAG GTGGACCACATGACTTCCAATTGCTGGAAGATCTGGCAGCCTCCCTGTTGGATACCGTACTAACAGAAGAGAGTACAACCAAGGATGAGGAATACGAAAAACTATTCAAGGAAGTATCTCAAGTACAGGCAGACTTTGATAAAGAAACACAAGCCATGCTTCTACTAATCCATAATAGAAGAGACAGTCAG TTGAATGAGATTAAACTTAAATATGACACACTGGAGAAACATGTGCTGGAAAACCGACAGCAGTCACAGACTAAAATTGCTGACTTCATAGAAGACGAGCTGCTCAAGCAGTGGAATAGCCTAAGAACCAATAAGGAGTTGCTAGAAACTGGGACCAAGAGCCATCCCCCG GCTGCAATTGTGAGGGGATTAAAAGAATTGAAGGCAGAGTTGGACAGAATTGCTAAAGAATATTTACCAAAACTCAAACTCACAGATCAGCTACAGTTAAAGCAGACGG GTGAGAGAAGAGATATTGAGGTAGAAATTATCTCCTCTCCTGACATCACcattgaaaaacaaaaagctcCACCTGTTCAACTCCCCAAGTCTCTCACCAGACTGTCCAGCGTACAACTGCCATCCGGTCCCCTCTCCATCTGCCACTATAAGGGTAACACTTATATTGGACTAGAGgataagacagtcagcagagtaGACATTGATAATAACATCACCAACATGTTCATCTGCACCTCCGGTCTAGTAGAGTCTATCACTTGCTACAAGGACAGGTTCTACATTCTGTCTGATACTAGTCCTCGTACAGTCAGTGTCTACAGCATGGAAGGGGAACTCATCACCAGCTGGAAGCATCCATATCATCGCTACTGGTCTGACATGCtggtgattattaaagacaaggTTCTTATCGCTGACCCACCCAACACCAGGATCACTGCCTACTCCTTAGATGGTCAGGTTCCACATCATATTCCCTATCCTCCTCTCCCTGGTAGCAGCAATGTCACCAT TCCTGTGGACTCTCACTGGAGTGGAGTGCCCTAG